TTGTCCAGTTCGGTGAGCTGCCAGGCGAGGCGCTCGCGCTCCAGCTGCAGTTCGCGGTCGCGTGTTTGCGCATGCTCGACGGCCTGAACCTTTTCCCGCCATGACCGCCATGCACGAGTGACGGCTGCCGCGGTTTCCGTGAGGCCGGCATGGGTGTCGAACAGTTCGCGTTGCGCGTCCGGGCGCATCAGCAACTGGTGCGCGTGTTGCCCGTGAATATCCACCAGCATCTCGCCGACTTCGCGCAACTGCGCGAGCGTCGCCACCGTGCCGTTGATGAACGCCCGCGAGCGGCCGTTCGCATCTACCACGCGACGCAGCATCACCGTGCCGCCATGATGGCCTTCGTCGGCGGTCACGCCGAGCGCCTGCTCGTCGAGCCATTGATCGACCTGCGCATGCGTGTCGAACTCCGCAGTGACGTCGGCGCGGCTCTCGCCGGTGCGCACCACGTTCGCATCGGCACGGGCGCCGAGCGCTAGCGCTAGCGCGTCGATCAGGATCGACTTGCCGGCGCCTGTTTCGCCGGAGAAAACGGTAAAGCCGCTGTCGAATTCGAGATCGAGCGCGGCGACGATGACGAAGTCGCGTATCGAGAGGTGGCGAAGCATGGAGGTCGTCTGGTGAGCTTGAATTTCAGGGTTCGGCAGCGGCGGCGTTCGTGTTCCGATCTTCCGGCCGTCTGGCGTTCCGGCGTTCCGGCGGCCCGTCCGGGCCGCTCAGGGCTTGGTATCTTCTTCGTGCGACGGGTATTCGTTCCAGTGCAGCTTTTTGCGCAGCGTGGCGTAGTGGCTGTAGCCGACCGGGTGCAGCATCGGCACCGTATGACGCGAGCGGCGCACTTCGATCGTGTCGCCCAATTCCAGCGAGGTGAACGACTGCATGTCGAAATTGACGTTCACTTCGCGGCCCGAAACGATCTGGATGCTTACCTTCGAGTCGTCCGGCAGCACGATTGGCCGGTTCGACAGCGCATGCGGCGCGATCGGCACCAGCACGATGCCTTGCAATTGCGGGTGCAGGATGGGCCCCTGCGAAGACAGCGCGTAGGCGGTTGAACCCGTAGGCGTGGCGACGATCAGGCCGTCCGAGCGCTGGTTGTACATGAATCGCCCGTCCACCGAGACATGCAGTTCCGCCATGCCCGAGAAACCGCTGCGGTTGACCACTACGTCGTTGAAGGCAAGCGCGTGATAGATCGGGTTGCCGTCGCGCATGATGCGCGCTTCAAGCAGCATGCGCTCTTCGCGCTCGAAGTTGCCGGAGAGCATTTGCGGCACGATCTCGCGCATGTCGGAGATCGGAATGTCGGTAATGAAGCCGAGCCGCC
The sequence above is drawn from the Paraburkholderia sp. BL23I1N1 genome and encodes:
- a CDS encoding NAD kinase; protein product: MQVTSQFKTVALVGRNNTPGIGEPLTELASCIARRGFEVVFEADTAAEIGVTDYPALRPAEIGARADVAVVLGGDGTMLGIGRQLAPYRTPLIGINHGRLGFITDIPISDMREIVPQMLSGNFEREERMLLEARIMRDGNPIYHALAFNDVVVNRSGFSGMAELHVSVDGRFMYNQRSDGLIVATPTGSTAYALSSQGPILHPQLQGIVLVPIAPHALSNRPIVLPDDSKVSIQIVSGREVNVNFDMQSFTSLELGDTIEVRRSRHTVPMLHPVGYSHYATLRKKLHWNEYPSHEEDTKP